From Desulfatitalea tepidiphila, the proteins below share one genomic window:
- a CDS encoding sulfotransferase domain-containing protein, with product MRVLANLFHFIRSTQIYVVSYPKTGRTWLRTMIGKYLIEHYGLPETEMMKTDRLTLGAGLSKTKFTHDGAALSRRIPYTELNPSKASYREKKVLLLTRNVKDTVVSAYFQATRRRGLFDGPITTFVRDESFGVRKILTFYKQWYENREVPDDLILLKYEDIHQNPARALETSLNFIGLQDVRMDLVRSTVEYSSFENLRKLERQRIKNSGQLDDPEAYKARQGKVGNFNQYLDDDDIAFIDESISTWGCEFIY from the coding sequence ATGAGGGTGTTAGCCAACCTGTTCCATTTCATACGAAGTACACAAATTTATGTCGTTTCCTACCCGAAAACCGGGCGCACATGGTTGCGGACCATGATCGGGAAATATCTGATTGAACACTACGGCCTGCCTGAGACAGAAATGATGAAAACAGATCGTTTAACGCTTGGGGCCGGTCTTTCGAAAACTAAATTCACGCATGATGGAGCTGCGCTATCGCGGCGGATTCCATACACAGAGCTGAATCCGTCCAAAGCTTCGTATCGTGAAAAGAAGGTTCTGCTCCTGACTCGAAACGTCAAGGATACGGTCGTCTCTGCTTATTTCCAAGCCACGAGACGAAGAGGGCTCTTCGACGGTCCTATCACTACCTTTGTCCGGGATGAGTCTTTTGGTGTCCGGAAAATTTTGACATTCTATAAACAATGGTATGAAAATCGAGAAGTACCAGATGATTTAATCCTATTGAAGTATGAAGACATCCATCAAAATCCTGCCAGAGCACTTGAAACATCTCTCAACTTTATTGGATTGCAGGATGTTCGAATGGACCTGGTTCGATCTACTGTGGAATACAGCTCTTTTGAGAATCTCAGGAAACTGGAAAGGCAGCGTATAAAGAATTCTGGCCAATTGGATGATCCCGAAGCCTATAAGGCGCGCCAAGGAAAGGTCGGCAATTTCAACCAATATCTCGACGACGATGACATCGCTTTTATCGACGAATCAATCTCTACTTGGGGTTGTGAATTCATATATTGA
- a CDS encoding transposase, whose protein sequence is MPRQARIDAPGALHHIICRGINRQRIFSEDGDYTLFTERLGTLIIESHTRCFAWALMTNHFHLLLRTGNVSISDLMKRLLTYYAVHYNRRHRRVGHLFQNRFKSILCQQGPYLLELVRYIHLNPLRAQIVADYPSLARYPHCGHGAILGLQENDWHDTQYVLGLFGSNAADAKGRYREFVRKGIGMGKRPDLTGGGLLRSQGGWAGLKVNRRAGDYQKGDERILGDGDFVNEVLAQAQERMENRFRLAAEGYDFEKLLRRVSQITQITPQQMLDAQRDRARTNARSILCYWATDQLGITQNRLSDIFKLTQSAISHAVRRGRELVEKNGYVMRQD, encoded by the coding sequence ATGCCACGCCAAGCCCGCATAGACGCCCCGGGGGCATTGCACCACATCATTTGCCGCGGTATCAACCGGCAGAGGATTTTTTCTGAAGATGGCGACTACACGCTTTTTACGGAGCGATTGGGTACTTTAATCATAGAGTCGCATACCCGCTGTTTTGCCTGGGCATTGATGACCAATCATTTTCACCTGCTGCTCAGAACCGGCAATGTATCGATTTCAGATCTGATGAAAAGACTGCTCACCTATTACGCGGTCCATTACAACCGGCGTCACCGCAGGGTCGGGCATTTATTCCAGAACCGGTTTAAATCCATTTTGTGCCAGCAAGGCCCCTATCTGCTGGAGTTGGTACGCTATATTCATTTAAACCCCTTGCGGGCTCAAATTGTTGCCGATTATCCGTCGCTGGCCAGATATCCTCACTGCGGGCATGGCGCAATTTTAGGTCTTCAAGAGAACGACTGGCACGATACGCAATATGTTTTGGGCCTGTTTGGTTCAAATGCAGCCGATGCCAAAGGAAGGTATCGTGAGTTTGTTCGCAAAGGGATCGGCATGGGCAAGCGCCCTGATCTGACCGGGGGTGGGTTGCTGCGAAGCCAAGGCGGGTGGGCTGGATTAAAGGTCAACCGGCGTGCCGGTGATTATCAAAAGGGGGATGAGCGCATCCTGGGAGATGGCGACTTTGTCAACGAGGTGCTGGCACAAGCCCAGGAACGGATGGAAAACAGATTTCGACTTGCTGCTGAAGGTTACGATTTTGAAAAGCTTTTAAGGCGCGTATCTCAGATAACGCAAATAACGCCCCAACAGATGCTGGACGCCCAAAGGGATAGAGCTAGGACAAATGCCAGGAGCATACTTTGCTACTGGGCCACTGATCAACTTGGCATCACACAGAACCGGCTATCGGATATATTCAAACTGACCCAATCGGCAATCAGCCATGCGGTTCGTCGTGGAAGAGAATTGGTGGAGAAGAATGGTTATGTGATGCGGCAGGATTAG
- a CDS encoding ABC transporter ATP-binding protein/permease → MTPSTSPSTPQPAPAVSPGTVPVKHRHFLRQVFRLAGPYWKCERRAKIRAATLSLFLLTVAQVGLTVWGNYWNRALFDALEQRSVRGVLIQVAVFALIFAISIVVTGAHLLVKRWLQLDWRAWLTDQLMGRWMEDGRHYRLLFTAGEHDNPDQRIAEDIRIATESAIALGHTLVFSLLILGLFADILWSVSGSMAVPGTTVKVPGYMVPLAFVYAALGSGLGWILSRPLVRSTNALQTAEATFRFGLSRARENTEAIALMRGEPMERIGSTARFGQVVREWNRQSFAYLGLVSFGTAYGALLPVFPILIAAPQYIAGAMTLGVLMQAAQAFQRLTGALSWPVDNIGEIARCRASAERVLSLDEAIRRLDAGDIAPDAARIVIERSDRPMLTIQDLSIADPSGEILLDRFNTEIRRGERVLITGHPVVTGSLFKAIGGLWPLGGGRVALPGDGGLLFVPQHPFLPEETLRAVLCYPCPPEDFTDADISHAMAQAGIAWLLPRLDDRDDWEQVLSRRARQRVGFARVLLQRPAWIFMEEATDAFDPKGQRLILEMLRRELPDATLVTITFRSHPDLEALHDRTIVLDRGRKLDGKGDGH, encoded by the coding sequence ATGACGCCATCCACGAGCCCATCGACACCCCAGCCGGCACCGGCCGTCTCGCCCGGCACCGTTCCCGTAAAGCACCGTCATTTTCTCCGCCAGGTGTTCCGCCTGGCCGGACCCTATTGGAAATGCGAGCGGCGCGCGAAAATCCGCGCCGCGACCCTGTCGCTCTTCCTGCTGACCGTGGCCCAGGTCGGGCTCACCGTGTGGGGCAACTACTGGAATCGGGCGCTCTTCGACGCCCTGGAGCAGCGCTCGGTGCGCGGCGTGCTGATCCAGGTGGCGGTTTTCGCGCTGATCTTCGCCATCTCCATCGTGGTCACCGGCGCGCACCTGCTGGTCAAGCGCTGGCTCCAGCTCGACTGGCGGGCCTGGCTGACCGACCAGCTCATGGGACGCTGGATGGAGGATGGTCGCCACTACCGCCTGCTGTTCACGGCCGGCGAGCACGACAACCCCGATCAGCGCATCGCCGAAGACATCCGCATCGCCACCGAAAGCGCCATCGCGCTCGGCCACACGCTCGTTTTCTCGCTGTTGATCCTGGGCCTGTTCGCCGACATCCTCTGGTCGGTGTCGGGATCCATGGCCGTGCCGGGCACCACCGTCAAGGTGCCGGGTTACATGGTGCCCCTGGCCTTCGTCTACGCGGCGCTCGGCAGCGGCCTGGGCTGGATCCTCAGCCGGCCCCTGGTGCGGTCCACCAACGCGCTGCAGACGGCCGAAGCCACCTTCCGCTTCGGCCTGTCACGGGCCAGGGAGAACACGGAGGCTATCGCGCTGATGCGCGGCGAGCCCATGGAGCGGATCGGCTCGACAGCGCGCTTTGGCCAGGTGGTGCGCGAATGGAACCGGCAGTCGTTCGCCTACCTGGGGTTGGTGTCGTTCGGAACGGCCTACGGGGCGCTGCTGCCGGTCTTCCCGATCCTGATCGCCGCCCCGCAGTACATCGCCGGCGCCATGACCCTCGGTGTGCTGATGCAGGCCGCCCAGGCGTTTCAGCGCCTGACCGGCGCGCTCTCCTGGCCGGTGGACAATATCGGCGAAATCGCCCGCTGCCGCGCCTCGGCCGAGCGCGTGCTGTCCCTCGACGAAGCCATCCGGCGCCTGGATGCCGGCGACATAGCGCCGGACGCAGCGCGCATCGTCATCGAACGATCGGACCGCCCGATGCTGACCATCCAGGATCTTTCCATCGCCGATCCCTCGGGAGAGATCCTGCTCGATCGCTTCAACACCGAAATTCGCCGCGGCGAACGGGTACTGATCACCGGCCATCCGGTGGTGACGGGGAGCCTGTTCAAGGCGATCGGCGGGCTCTGGCCCCTGGGCGGTGGCAGAGTGGCCCTGCCGGGCGACGGCGGCCTGCTGTTCGTTCCCCAGCATCCGTTCCTGCCCGAAGAGACCCTGCGGGCGGTGCTTTGCTACCCGTGTCCTCCGGAAGACTTCACCGACGCCGACATCAGCCATGCCATGGCGCAGGCCGGCATCGCCTGGCTCCTCCCGCGCCTCGACGACCGGGACGACTGGGAACAGGTCCTGTCCCGCCGCGCCCGGCAGCGGGTCGGCTTCGCCCGCGTTCTGCTCCAGCGGCCGGCCTGGATCTTCATGGAAGAGGCGACCGACGCCTTCGACCCCAAGGGCCAGCGGCTGATCCTCGAAATGCTGCGGCGCGAACTGCCCGACGCCACCCTGGTGACCATCACCTTCCGTTCCCATCCAGACCTGGAAGCGCTCCACGACCGAACCATCGTGCTGGACCGGGGGCGCAAGCTGGACGGAAAGGGGGACGGACATTAA
- a CDS encoding cache domain-containing protein, whose protein sequence is MKHIVAIFILISVFGMSTMALAEDKATAKDVYDLVIKAYEVVNVLKEESLVAFNDPKGEFIYKDTYVYVMQCPEYVVAHPYALDKLKGKDLTKIYPFQNTLCEGGKSTQGTWVEYAWPKPGSQEPSRKISFVISVKDTPYTIAAGIYNDDVSIEELNRQHKN, encoded by the coding sequence ATGAAACATATTGTCGCAATCTTCATCCTGATTTCTGTTTTCGGTATGAGCACCATGGCACTGGCAGAGGACAAGGCTACCGCAAAAGATGTTTACGATCTCGTTATCAAAGCCTATGAAGTGGTAAACGTATTGAAAGAGGAATCGCTCGTTGCTTTCAACGACCCTAAGGGAGAGTTTATCTACAAGGATACCTACGTGTATGTGATGCAGTGCCCGGAATACGTGGTGGCCCATCCCTATGCACTGGACAAACTCAAGGGCAAGGACCTGACAAAGATATATCCTTTTCAAAACACCCTGTGTGAGGGCGGGAAAAGCACTCAAGGGACCTGGGTTGAATATGCATGGCCTAAACCGGGAAGCCAGGAGCCTTCGCGCAAAATCTCGTTTGTCATAAGCGTTAAAGATACCCCTTACACGATCGCGGCCGGTATTTACAATGACGATGTCAGCATTGAAGAGCTCAATCGGCAACACAAAAACTAG